In Chlorogloeopsis sp. ULAP01, one DNA window encodes the following:
- a CDS encoding AraC family transcriptional regulator, protein MMMSESNSLITFEPTSDDSCREVFSRSPILSSSEVGWDSIDLIYHLLPAAHETPEFFNTRHMVVIQTPVLSLVKLERKLNNRWRNESFKQGDSIVYPANIPRLERWHHKARKEWGSINLCFEPNLVATIAREVVDPDRVELICPAPQPDPLIEHIGLTLKTELEFDAAGSYLYAESAATLLSVHLLKKYSTLQPNLPEYQDGLPQHYLKQVIDYIHAHLDENIRLAELANLANMSQYYFCRLFKQSMGISPHHYLIQQRVERAKQLLKLQGWTIADIALECGFYNQTHLTKHFRQMTGTTPKAYAIACR, encoded by the coding sequence ATGATGATGTCAGAGAGCAACTCTTTAATCACTTTTGAACCTACTTCAGATGATAGCTGTAGAGAGGTTTTTTCTCGGTCTCCTATTCTCTCAAGTTCTGAAGTAGGGTGGGACAGCATCGATCTTATTTATCATCTATTACCTGCTGCTCATGAAACTCCTGAATTTTTTAATACTCGGCATATGGTGGTTATTCAAACCCCAGTTTTATCTTTAGTAAAACTAGAACGGAAACTTAACAATCGCTGGAGAAACGAATCTTTTAAGCAAGGCGACTCCATTGTCTACCCTGCCAATATTCCTCGCCTCGAACGTTGGCATCACAAAGCAAGAAAGGAATGGGGTTCGATTAATTTGTGTTTTGAACCCAATCTTGTGGCAACGATTGCTCGTGAAGTTGTCGATCCAGATCGCGTCGAACTGATTTGCCCAGCGCCACAGCCCGATCCCTTGATAGAGCATATTGGCTTAACCCTCAAAACTGAACTGGAATTCGATGCTGCTGGCAGTTATCTTTATGCTGAGTCAGCAGCTACGCTTCTGAGCGTGCATCTGCTCAAAAAGTATTCTACCCTTCAACCCAATTTGCCAGAGTACCAAGATGGATTGCCTCAGCACTATCTCAAGCAAGTCATCGACTACATTCATGCCCACCTTGACGAGAACATCAGGTTGGCTGAACTGGCAAACCTTGCGAACATGAGCCAGTATTACTTTTGTCGCCTGTTCAAGCAGTCGATGGGCATTTCTCCCCACCATTATTTGATTCAACAACGGGTGGAGCGAGCAAAGCAGTTATTGAAATTGCAAGGGTGGACGATAGCTGACATTGCTTTGGAGTGTGGCTTCTACAACCAAACTCACCTAACCAAACATTTCCGACAAATGACTGGAACTACTCCCAAAGCTTATGCGATCGCTTGCCGTTAA